In Microplitis demolitor isolate Queensland-Clemson2020A chromosome 10, iyMicDemo2.1a, whole genome shotgun sequence, the sequence ATGCTGCTGTTACTGCTTATAGTATACGTACTAAATACAACACAAACTTTATCTCCCTTAGTACAACTTACACCAGTAGCCACTAATATAGTTTACTCAACTGTTGTTATTACTGCACAATAAGAACATACATAtcttaatagaaaaatataaatataattatacacgAGTTATGTAGTatagctttttaaattaattaattttgtttccaATCAACTATTCTGTcagtttattttgtttcattgGCTATTtgatacatataaataaaggaTGCTTGTTTGAGTGTGTGTCtaaagtaatataattatttaagcaactttttttttttttttttttttttttttcattcttctATACTGCCAATAACACTAACTCGCGttcgtttaaaaattaaaaaacttaattataatacaattagattgattattatactgtcaataatacaaaaatcaaATGAATCAATTGAGTACATGCATgacacaaattaattaataataaaaagtatttaatattttactcacTAAAATATTGTTGTTGACTAATAGATGGATCCTTTTTAATGTGTATTtgcatacacatatatacatatatacatacatatataaataaatatatatgtataatagaTAGGATACACTGGAGCACTCAGGAGCACCACCAATCGTGAAGGCACGTCGATGGCCAGTCGCGCACTGAACTGTTTCGTCTATTTCGAAGCCGTTTGAAGCGCCGGTACAGGGTACAGGGTGAATCCTCGCACTACCCCCAACAGATCGTCAACCCCATCCCCCACCGCAACCATTCCTATAAAGCTATAGGTATACAGCATTGTACAGCATCATCACACGTACtaatttgtataattttatagatatatacgtATACTGACGGTGAAATTAATCGTAACCCCCGCCGTGCAACTATCATcgccataattttttttttccttgttcTTGTAATGtttgattatattattattgaaagttgaatataattaaataaggataaaataataataataataataataataataataataataataataataataataatgataaataaaaaaattaaatttaaatatcatataaatatatttttagtattatcaTAGTTATTTGGTATTTACAGAgtattaaaatggaaaaaacttatattagtacttaatattaattttcacacttttatttttttaaaactagacgttataaatataacattatttaatgtatttaacaaaaataaaaattgataatttaaataagaaaatgtaaagaataaataaattgttaatcaGTCTGTAAATATCTTTATATTAATCAACATGAACATATTGACCTGTAACAGTAGCAGTCTGATGATATCTTCGTCGTCCAGCAAAATCTTGATTTTCTTCATTTAATTGGGCTGATGATATATCAACACCAGGATGTATTGGTGTTACAACAATTTgttcataatcataaattttacgaCCTATAAGTCTTAAGATACAACTTTTTAaccattcaaataatttaaattcagcgGATACACCAGGTTTAACTGCTGGATTAGCATGACCTACGTAACTCCAGACAACAAATACAACAACAATATTTGCTATTGCATACCCCCAATGTACCAGAaacattattaaaagtttaacaagtgcctgtaataaatattattgtaattatataattatataattaataataattaaataaatttaaaaaacttactcCAAATAATGAAAACCATCTGTTACAAAGCGGACTGTACCAATTTCCTAATTTACCATGAATATGTGGATTTTTACGACGATTTAAGTCTGttattgtattatttgatgatatattattttgattatcttCAATGCTGGGTGATGAGGATAatgataaatcattatttcCAATTGTACTATTATTTTCAGAAGTAATACTTGAATTTCTctattgttaaatataaatttatttttattattattattattattattattattattattgttgttattgtaaataacgaataatttttagtattatagcataccattaaatttttatgccgAGTTCTTTCTGGAAATAATGTGTCTAAATCATTGTtagtatcataataattatcattactataaaaattttgattatttaaattatgatcatTATATTCAATAGTATTGGCTGCAGTaccataattattatgttcAAAAGTTGGTGTTTGTTGAACTCTAAATCTTTGTTCACGTGTATGTTGAAGATCAAAAGTTTGTGCCAATGCAAAATAAGCATAATCCATACATGcatatgttaataaaaatggcATTGTAACTATTGGCGCAAGTGTATTTATTtcaccaataataataaatgttaatgtAACAATAGCAACAACAATCATTGCATATATTGGTACTTTATTTGGGCCACGACCATGCTGGAGACAGCTTATTCCAGGTATAACATTTTGTCCAGCAATTGATTGCAATACACGTGGTGTACCGTACATTGCTCCTAAACAACTGCTAAATGATGATACATAAAGGCCAGCtaataataaaactgaaaattcCGAAACAGTTGATgcaatcataaaattatcaagtaaTGCAACTCTTGTACATGTTGCTGCGAGAAAtagagaaaatattaaataaagtattgccctaaaagaaaaaaaaaagaaaaaaaaaaaagttttaattaagaaaaaaaaaataataataatataaatgatatattatttaccCAGTTCCTAATGCTGCTAATGTACCATtaggaatattttttgaagGATGTCGTAAATCACCACTCATATTTATTCCAGCTAATACTCCAGTAACAGTTGGAAAAAAAACACCAAAAACAGTAAACCATCCATAATCACTTTGGTATTGTGAAAATGTATTATTCCGTAAATTACCAGATAACCAACCTTCAAATCCTGcctctaaaataataataaaattaaaaattttaacaaaatacgtataatataaatataaatataaaatataaaataatacctGGATCAATATGAGTAAAACTACCGATAATAAAATCACCAGCTGcaagtaataatattaaaagaagaataaattgtaatttaataaccCATTTAACACCAGCAATATTTAtaactgataataaaataacagcaGCACACGCAAAACCACGTTGTGTCCATGGTGTTTCAAGATTAACTAATTCAGCCATTGATTCACCAAATCCTAATACATTTAATGCACATCCGACTGCCTatagattattgattattattaatttattaataaatttgtgatgaaataatcataaatactTGTCCAAAGCAATAGAGCAATCCAATGGATCCACCAAATCTTGATCCTAACACAtgtgaaagtaaaaaataaactccacCGCTTTCAACTCTGCATCTTTCACATATTCCAACTGCTGACAACACTGTTACTAACGCTAcacaaactaaaaaaaaatatataaaaattataatttcataataataacaataataaaaaaattttaccggttgaaaaaataattaacacgGCATTTAAAGCTCCAGCTTGTCCAACAATCCATCCTGACCTCAATAAAACAATAACTccaaatatattaataagacATGATGTAAATACACCATCCCAAGTACCAAATAAAACTGGTtgagatatgaaaaaatttgatttccaCCAAGGATCAGCATTCTacagcaaataaattattattattattattatttttattatagttttattttttaaatacaaaaatacttACATATTCTTGGGCATATAATTCATTGTCACCTGATGGATAAATATTAGCACTTATAGCTGCATTGCCAGTTGATCCGATAtcatcataatttatattattattattattattattattgttgttatttgaTGATGTACTGTCaaaattttgtgttttatttaactgttgatcatgatttttattatgattttcaTTAACTCCTAGGCCATATTTTgtccaatttattttattgttatcctGTTGATGGTCTCCTCTATTaccactactactactactactactaatattattatttctaaccTCCATaagttaattagttaatttgtaataataattatttatttataac encodes:
- the LOC103577807 gene encoding solute carrier family 12 member 8, whose protein sequence is MEVRNNNISSSSSSSGNRGDHQQDNNKINWTKYGLGVNENHNKNHDQQLNKTQNFDSTSSNNNNNNNNNNNINYDDIGSTGNAAISANIYPSGDNELYAQEYNADPWWKSNFFISQPVLFGTWDGVFTSCLINIFGVIVLLRSGWIVGQAGALNAVLIIFSTVCVALVTVLSAVGICERCRVESGGVYFLLSHVLGSRFGGSIGLLYCFGQAVGCALNVLGFGESMAELVNLETPWTQRGFACAAVILLSVINIAGVKWVIKLQFILLLILLLAAGDFIIGSFTHIDPEAGFEGWLSGNLRNNTFSQYQSDYGWFTVFGVFFPTVTGVLAGINMSGDLRHPSKNIPNGTLAALGTGAILYLIFSLFLAATCTRVALLDNFMIASTVSEFSVLLLAGLYVSSFSSCLGAMYGTPRVLQSIAGQNVIPGISCLQHGRGPNKVPIYAMIVVAIVTLTFIIIGEINTLAPIVTMPFLLTYACMDYAYFALAQTFDLQHTREQRFRVQQTPTFEHNNYGTAANTIEYNDHNLNNQNFYSNDNYYDTNNDLDTLFPERTRHKNLMRNSSITSENNSTIGNNDLSLSSSPSIEDNQNNISSNNTITDLNRRKNPHIHGKLGNWYSPLCNRWFSLFGALVKLLIMFLVHWGYAIANIVVVFVVWSYVGHANPAVKPGVSAEFKLFEWLKSCILRLIGRKIYDYEQIVVTPIHPGVDISSAQLNEENQDFAGRRRYHQTATVTGQYVHVD